ACCGGGTGGGATAAAGTCGTAGACGTTCGAGCGTCACTATATCCCCCGTTGGTGGCGCTCGGACTTTTTATTTGCGGTTAATTATGGCGCTGGTACCGCAACCGAGGCCCCCTGTCCGGCCCGAGTCACTGAACCGCGGCCCGCAGATCACTCCCTAAACTGATCCACTGGCGCGACCTCGTCACTGAGTTCTGCCCAGCATTCCGAACGCCATTGCAACGCATCACCCGGCCGGTTACTGATAATCGCGGCGACCCCGCTTCTCATACAGAGTTCAACGTCCGCCTTGGTATCAACTACCCAAACATGAACTGGCCGCCCACGCTGCTGCCACAGCCGAACCACATCGGGCTGGTTGCGCACGATGTCCACCGAAGGCCCCGCAATGCGGGTGTCGTAGGGGAGTTGACCCGAGCGCAGTAGCCGCGGTGTCTGTTCCATCAAATAGACAGTGGGAACGCCCGGTGCGAGGTCGCGCATCCGCCGCATGGCAACCGGCGAAAATGACATCACGCGCACCTGGGTCGCTTCCTCTTCCGGTCGGTACAAACCAAAGTGCTGTAGCCGGTTGACCAGCGCCTGTTCGG
This sequence is a window from Actinomycetes bacterium. Protein-coding genes within it:
- a CDS encoding glycerophosphodiester phosphodiesterase yields the protein MTLRPSWPQVVAHRGAAAEIAEHTLNGYLQAIGEGAEALECDIRLTADGHLVCVHDSRIDRTSDGSGRVSNKTLSQLRQYDFSSWQHGDAEPPDPTGSLQGRSVLTLDELLQIVVDSPRRLEIAIETKHPTRYGGFTEQALVNRLQHFGLYRPEEEATQVRVMSFSPVAMRRMRDLAPGVPTVYLMEQTPRLLRSGQLPYDTRIAGPSVDIVRNQPDVVRLWQQRGRPVHVWVVDTKADVELCMRSGVAAIISNRPGDALQWRSECWAELSDEVAPVDQFRE